A genome region from Ursus arctos isolate Adak ecotype North America unplaced genomic scaffold, UrsArc2.0 scaffold_18, whole genome shotgun sequence includes the following:
- the CLTA gene encoding clathrin light chain A isoform X2, giving the protein MAELDPFGAPAGAPGGPALGNGVAGAGEEDPAAAFLAQQESEIAGIENDEAFAILDGGAPGPQPHGEPPGGPDAVDGVMNGEYYQESNGPTDSYAAISQVDRLQSEPESIRKWREEQTERLEALDANSRKQEAEWKEKAIKELEEWYARQDEQLQKTKANNRAAEEAFVNDIDESSPGTEWERVARLCDFNPKSSKQAKDVSRMRSVLISLKQAPLVH; this is encoded by the exons ATGGCTGAACTAGATCCTTTCGGCGCTCCTGCCGGTGCTCCCGGCGGCCCCGCGCTGGGGAACGGGGTGGCTGGTGCCGGCGAAGAAGACCCGGCCGCGGCCTTTTTGGCGCAGCAAGAGAGCGAGATTGCGGGCATCGAGAACGATGAGGCCTTCGCCATCCTGGACGGCGGTGCCCCCGGGCCCCAGCCGCACGGCGAGCCGCCAGGGGGTCCGG ATGCTGTGGATGGAGTGATGAATGGCGAGTACTACCAG GAGAGTAATGGTCCAACAGACAGTTACGCAGCTATTTCACAAGTGGATCGATTGCAATCAGAGCCTGAAAGTATCCGTAAATGGAGAGAAGAGCAGACGGAACGCTTGGAAGCCCTTG ATGCCAATTCTCGGAAGCAAGAAGCAGAGTGGAAAGAAAAAGCGATAAAGGAGCTAGAAGAGTGGTACGCGAGGCAGGACGAGCAgctacagaaaacaaaagcaaacaacag GGCAGCAGAAGAAGCCTTTGTAAACGACATAGACGAGTCGTCCCCAGGCACTGAGTGGGAACGGGTGGCCCGGCTGTGTGACTTTAACCCCAAGTCCAGCAAGCAGGCCAAAGACGTCTCCCGCATGCGCTCTGTCCTCATCTCCCTCAAGCAGGCCCCCCTGGTGCACTGA
- the CLTA gene encoding clathrin light chain A isoform X1, with protein sequence MAELDPFGAPAGAPGGPALGNGVAGAGEEDPAAAFLAQQESEIAGIENDEAFAILDGGAPGPQPHGEPPGGPDAVDGVMNGEYYQESNGPTDSYAAISQVDRLQSEPESIRKWREEQTERLEALDANSRKQEAEWKEKAIKELEEWYARQDEQLQKTKANNSTNINHPCYSLEQAAEEAFVNDIDESSPGTEWERVARLCDFNPKSSKQAKDVSRMRSVLISLKQAPLVH encoded by the exons ATGGCTGAACTAGATCCTTTCGGCGCTCCTGCCGGTGCTCCCGGCGGCCCCGCGCTGGGGAACGGGGTGGCTGGTGCCGGCGAAGAAGACCCGGCCGCGGCCTTTTTGGCGCAGCAAGAGAGCGAGATTGCGGGCATCGAGAACGATGAGGCCTTCGCCATCCTGGACGGCGGTGCCCCCGGGCCCCAGCCGCACGGCGAGCCGCCAGGGGGTCCGG ATGCTGTGGATGGAGTGATGAATGGCGAGTACTACCAG GAGAGTAATGGTCCAACAGACAGTTACGCAGCTATTTCACAAGTGGATCGATTGCAATCAGAGCCTGAAAGTATCCGTAAATGGAGAGAAGAGCAGACGGAACGCTTGGAAGCCCTTG ATGCCAATTCTCGGAAGCAAGAAGCAGAGTGGAAAGAAAAAGCGATAAAGGAGCTAGAAGAGTGGTACGCGAGGCAGGACGAGCAgctacagaaaacaaaagcaaacaacag CACAAACATAAACCATCCTTGCTACAGCCTAGAACA GGCAGCAGAAGAAGCCTTTGTAAACGACATAGACGAGTCGTCCCCAGGCACTGAGTGGGAACGGGTGGCCCGGCTGTGTGACTTTAACCCCAAGTCCAGCAAGCAGGCCAAAGACGTCTCCCGCATGCGCTCTGTCCTCATCTCCCTCAAGCAGGCCCCCCTGGTGCACTGA